In Pseudomonadota bacterium, the genomic window CGTCGGCCAACTCGCGTATCACCCCACCCCTGGGTGTCGGTGGGTTCTTACGAGTTAACGACCCCGCGACTCCAGCATCGGCGGAAGTTCTGGTAGACGTCACACCACCACCGGCAACTTCGCCGTCCGTGCCGGCGGATACGGGGTTCGATGCCAACATCCTCGGCGCGTTGCCGCCGATTGTCAGCGCGCTAGTAACCAATGCACTGCTTTCCCCTGGTGGGGAGAACATCACTGGCAGGATCGTCAATGCAGGCGCGGACGCCACGACGATTGCCGTGCCAGCAACGCTGAACCAAATGAGTATGTCGCTGCTGCAACAAGGCGCCCTGAGTGATGCAGAAGCCATGGCCACACGCAGCTTGGAGGTCAGCCGAACGCGCTCCGACGACATCTCAGACAATGACGTCAATGCATTGAATCTGCTTGCCGCGATTTACCGCGAACAAGGGCGACCCGAGTTGGCGCGAGCCGTCCTATTCGGCACATTGGATACTCTGGTTTCGGCGAACCGAACCGGTAGCTCTGCCTACGCCGTTACCACCGCCAATCTGGCAACCCCCTTTGCGGACACCGGCCAGCGAGACGTGGCAGAAACCCTTCTGCGACAGAGCAGCGCGCAGTTGAAAGGCATCTCAGATGTGGATCCACAAATCCCGGCCACCGTGCTGAACAACTTGGCCCTGGTGCTTCAGCAATCCGGACGATTGGACGAAGCGCAGACGGTTCAGCGTGAGGCCGTCGACACCTTGGCCAGCGCAGGCGGCAACCCCCAAATCCTGGCGCGTTTACTGGCCAATCTCGCGGAGATCTATCGTCAACAACAACTTAGTGAGGCCGAACCCCTTCTTTTACAAGCACTCGCCCTAGCAGAAGATACCTGGGGACCCGGTCATCCCGAAACGGCCAGCATTTTGCTTAATCTCGCGAGTTTCCGTCGTGATCAAGGCGAAACACAACAAGCACTGCCACTCTACCGACGCGCCCTCGAAATTTGGGACGCCAATCTGATACCCGAACACCCGAAAATCGCGCTGGCGCTTTACAATCTCGCCACCACACCCGGTCCAGAATCCGATCTTGACCCCGAGTCTTCGAGTCGACTGCGTCAGTGGCTGGGCGGATTTGAGGAAGGCGAAGAACCGACCGAACCTCTGCTCGCCAAGCTCTGGAGACGCTTGAACGCCTCGGTCCAGATCGAAAACAAGAAACCGGACCAGAGAGATCCCACACCCACCGACACAGATTTACAACTTCTTGCCTCGCCATTGTCGACGACACCCCCAGCCGGGGTGGTCGATACCCCTCCCAGTTGACTTCGTATTGAAGAAAACCGGGCTCCGTGCCGATAAGGCGGTCATGCGTTAGCTCGGTCTTTCCACGACCGGGGTGTCATTCAGCCGTCGGTCCTTAAGTATAACGATGAGCCAAGCCTATCTCGCCCGACAACCGATATTCGACAGCCAACTGAACGTGCTCTATTACGAGCTCTTGTACCGTCATATGGTGGCTGACACCGCCGTGATTGACGATGACGACGAGGCAACCGCTGAGCTGCTGAACACCGCGATGGTGGAAATCGGCCTGGAAAACCTCACCAACAACCGCCAAGCGTTCATTAATCTGAGCCGCAACTACATCCTTGGCAAATGGCCTGTGCCCCTGGACGCCAAGCGCATCGGTCTCGAAATCGCCTATGACATGACCTTTGATAAAGAGCTGTTGGATGCGGTCAGAGGACTGAAGTCCAAGGGCTTTACGATCACACTGGATGGATTTGAGTACAGCCCTTCACTGGACGCCATTTTGAAGTTGGTGGATATCGTGAAGCTGGATGTTCAGCAACTCGGGCGCGAAGGGACCGTAGCTCAGTATCGAATTTTACGCCGCCTTCCCCTCAAGGTGGCGGCGAAGAAGGTAGAGAGCAAAAGAGACTTTCGGCTCTTTCGCGAGCTGGGCTTCGACTATTTCCAAGGCTTCTTCTTCGCCCATCCAACGGTTGTAGCCGCCCGTAAACTCGCTCCCAACCAGATCAACACCATGCAACTGTTGGCGAAGGTGCAGGATCCCGGGGTGTCGGTCGACGAGTTGGAAGAAATTATCAGCCACGACGTCGCGCTCAGCGTCAAGTTACTGAAATACATCAACTCCGCGTTCTTCGGGCTCCCGCGAGAGTTTGAATCCATTCGTCAAGCAATCGTCTACTTGGGACTCAAACCGCTGAAAACATGGGTGAGTCTGATCATCATGTCCGGCGTTGAAGACCAGCCGGTGGAACTGATGCGGCTTTCGCTGGTACGGGCCAAGATGTGCGAGACACTGGCCGGTACTATGGGCGACGCGGAACCGCAAAAGTATTTTCTGGCAGGACTGTTCTCCGCGCTCGATACTTTGCTCGGCGTGCCGATGCTGAAGATTCTCGAGTCACTTCCGCTAAGCGAAGGCGTTCAAAAGGCCTTACTCAATCGTGAAGGCCCCATTGGCCATGTCTTGCAGTGCGTGGTCGATCACGAACGCGGTGGCTGGGATGGCGACACCTACGAAGAAATCGATCCCGAATCCGTCACCCGTTCATACACCGCTGCCGTCGGTTGGGCTGACGATGCCCTTCGCGTCGTTAGGGCATTGTGACACTTTGGCTTTCACCCCAGACGGTTGACCGCAACTTCCTTCGGATAAACATTTCCTAAACTCGCAACCGTTCCGGTTCGAACACGACGAACGCTCGCCGACTACCCCAACGCCGCTGGCCTCACCGTAAGCCGAATCATGAAGCCCTCGGCCTTGCCGATATCGCTGGATTATGGGGCAGCATGCGCCCATTCCATTGTGATATTCTTCTTCGTCTTTCTGATCCATCGGCATGCCTGAATAGCGAGGAGATTCATGAACATCGACTATTCCCAAGAGGAGTTGGAGTTCCAACAAGAAGTTCGGACGTGGTTCGCAGAAAACACGCCACCGGAACTGAAACACAAAACCGAAACCGGCGTGATGCTGACCAAAGACGAAATCGTCGCGTGGCAGCGCACTCTCAACGAGAAAGGCTGGCTGGTCACGGGATGGCCGGAACAATACGGCGGCCCGGGCTGGACCGCCACCCAACGTTATATATTTGACTCAGAGCGGGCACGCGCCAACGCACCGATCGGCCTGTCGATGGGTATCGTGATGTTGGGACCCGTGCTGATGGCTTTCGGTACCAAAGAACAAAAGGAAACCTACCTGCCCCGGATTCGCACCTGTGACGATTGGTGGTGCCAAGGCTATTCCGAGCCGGGCGCGGGATCAGACCTGGCAAGCCTCAAAACATCCGCGGTTCTGGACGGCGACCACTATGTGGTCAACGGTTCCAAGATCTGGACGACCTATGGACACTGGGCCAATAGGATGTTCTGCCTGGTCCGCACCAGCACAGAAGGCAAAAAGCAGGAAGGTATCTCGTTCTTGCTGATCGACATGGACACCCCTGGACTGGAAGTCCAGCCCATCATCTCCATTGACGGCGAACACCACCTGAACCAGACGTTCTTTGAAGACGTCCGAGTTCCAAAGGAAAATTTGGTGGGCAAAGAGGGTCAAGGTTGGACGATCGCCAAATACCTCCTGACCCACGAGCGCACGACTATCGCCGGTGTTGCCGACTCCAAGGTCCATCTCTCCAATCTCCGCGCCATGGCCCGGAAAAACACCAGTAACGGTCAGCCGCTGATCGAAGATCCGCAAATGCAGATTAAATTAGCCAAAGCGGAGATCGATCTACTGGCTTTGGAATACACGAACTTTCGTACCCTGGCCGCAACAGCGGCAGGCAAAGCACCCGGCCCGGAATCATCCCTGTTAAAACTCTCCGGCACGGAAATCCAACAGAATCTGGCCGAACTCGGCGTCGATATCTCCGGTCACTACGCGTGGCCATGGCAGACCGACAGCAAAGTCGGACCCGAGGAACTGGCCCACACCATGCAGCGCTATTGCTTCTCACGAGCTGCCACGATCTATGGTGGCAGCGACGAGGTGCAAAAAAACGTGCTCGCCAAAATGATGCTCGGCCTGAACTTCAAGTAAGGATGCTTTGCGATGGATTTTAATCTCTCCGACGAACAGAAAATGATTCGTGATGCGGTCGAAAAATTCGTCCGCAATGATTATGCGTTCGATGCTCGCCGAAAGATCGTCGACTCCAAAGACGGTTTCAGCCGAGACATCTGGCAGCAGTTTGCTGAGTTCGGATGGCTGGGTGTCGCCCTGCCTGAAGAGTATGGCGGCTTCGATGGCAGCATGATCGAAACCATGCAAGTCATGGAACCCTTCGGCAGCGCCATGGTGGTGGAGCCCTACTTGAGTACGGCGGTCCTGGGCGGAAACGCCATCAACTTGGCTGGAACAGCCGAACAAAAGCAAGCGCTATTGCCTCAATTGATTGCCGGCGAGCTGATTCTTGCGTTGGCCTACCACGAAGAAGGCAGCCGCTACAATCTGGCCGACGTGAACGCCAAAGCCGAGAAAACGGGCAACGGTTACACCATCACCGGCGGAAAGAGCGTGGTGTTGGCGGCCCCCTGGGCCGACAAGTTCATCGTCAGCGCCCGAACCAGTGGTAGCCCCTTGAGTGAAGACGGTATCTCGCTGTTTCTGATCGATGCCAAGGCCACCGGTGTGTCGGTCACACCCTACAAAACCATGGACGGATCTTGTGGCGGGAACGTCCGTCTCGAGGGAGTGCAGGTCGACAGTGGCGCCTTGTTGGGCACGGAAGGCCAAGGCTTATCCGTACTGGAGGCCGTTGTCGACATGGGAACCGCTGCGGCTTGCGCAGAGGCTCTGGGCGCCATGCAGTCGGCCTACCAGAAAACGCTGGAATACGTCAAAACCCGCAAACAGTTCGGTGTGCCCATCGGTTCGTTCCAAGTACTCCAGCACCGGTTGGTCGACATGTTCTCGGCCGTGGAGATGAGCCGATCCATCAGTTACATGGTAGCCATGCGCGCGGCAAGTAACGATCCCGTCGAGCGCAAGAAAGCCGTGTCCGCCGCAAAGGCCTATATGGGAGACAAAGCGCGTTTCGTCGCTCAGCAATCCGTCCAAATCCACGGTGGCGTGGGTATGACAGAAGAGCTGGATATTGGTCACTATTTCCGGCGCTTAACCATGTTCGGCCAACTGTTCGGTAGCACGGACCATCATCTGCAACGCTTCGCTGATCTTAGCGAATAAGCGTGAATCGATAGACGGGCGTGGGGATATCAGCCCACGCCCGTTTTTTAGCCAGTCGGCCGTTGAGCTGGCCGCCGAATACGATAGACACTATTCAAAGCAGCGAACACGCTTACCTGACGAGTGGGTCGATCTTTCTTCCGCCCCGTTAAGTTTGCGAACTTTGTGTCACAATAAAACCAACGATTGTCTCTAGGCTTTCTACTCAAGAAGGTCCCCCGGCCGCCGATCTTAGATAAGTGGGCATATCAAGTTCTCGTCGCAGCCTTCCGATTGCCCTCCACAGATATGGTCAAAACGAAAGTGCTCAATCGAATCCGCATACGTGTTCTGGTCATGGGTTTGATACTTTCCGGGATCGTCATTGCTGCCCAGCACGATGAGCTATCTGACGGCATCGAACGAACCGATTCGATGGGATGTTGCCTGCGCGCAGAACACACCGTATCGCCGACCCCGCAAGCCCCCGCTGACTTCCGATGGGGTTTGGTCGCCTATCATGTCGCGTTTCCCAGCTACGACTTGCGTCCCGAAGATTTCGCCCTGATTGCCGCCAACGGCATTGGATGGCTCAGCGTGGATTTCGCCTGGGCAAAAATCGAGCCGATTCAAAACGGCGGTTATGACTTCTCATATTTCGACATGATCGTGGCGGAAGCCGAACGACATGGCATCGAGGTCATGGCGAAGCTTGGCTCCGGCTACAACGGCAATCGCCCCATAGCCCCGGCCTGGACCCGCACCCTGGAACCCGGGGCGTACATCAGTGAACTAAAGGATTACACCGAAGCCACCGTGAGCCGTTACCGGGATCACATCAAATCATGGTCGCTGGAGAACGAACTCAACATCCCCAACGTCCATAC contains:
- a CDS encoding tetratricopeptide repeat protein, translating into MIANALFDPVPAPNMNNDLQQITDTTADNNGGTWGLLLLATGLALPVFTPYVLPVTGVLVFALLTGLLGSLFAFFWIGYLNDTSMRALPLGRLALQLAGSLLTFGVAFAWWFGPLGPMHPIPNEFESNFRIHGPIGLDDDGGLASQLRRDEIPAYAATDDSPAEGQSAPSNQLGAEAIHQALARRGVPASAASTLTAALRDPQLSPEQLSGRIDEFATQYDRVRTRILETPEYGTNTEQLRLAAIGAADRGELVLAQSLLQEASRPGSETAGIDRAGKPTTNSIKQAEIVESTSSISQTEPSANSRITPPLGVGGFLRVNDPATPASAEVLVDVTPPPATSPSVPADTGFDANILGALPPIVSALVTNALLSPGGENITGRIVNAGADATTIAVPATLNQMSMSLLQQGALSDAEAMATRSLEVSRTRSDDISDNDVNALNLLAAIYREQGRPELARAVLFGTLDTLVSANRTGSSAYAVTTANLATPFADTGQRDVAETLLRQSSAQLKGISDVDPQIPATVLNNLALVLQQSGRLDEAQTVQREAVDTLASAGGNPQILARLLANLAEIYRQQQLSEAEPLLLQALALAEDTWGPGHPETASILLNLASFRRDQGETQQALPLYRRALEIWDANLIPEHPKIALALYNLATTPGPESDLDPESSSRLRQWLGGFEEGEEPTEPLLAKLWRRLNASVQIENKKPDQRDPTPTDTDLQLLASPLSTTPPAGVVDTPPS
- a CDS encoding HDOD domain-containing protein → MSQAYLARQPIFDSQLNVLYYELLYRHMVADTAVIDDDDEATAELLNTAMVEIGLENLTNNRQAFINLSRNYILGKWPVPLDAKRIGLEIAYDMTFDKELLDAVRGLKSKGFTITLDGFEYSPSLDAILKLVDIVKLDVQQLGREGTVAQYRILRRLPLKVAAKKVESKRDFRLFRELGFDYFQGFFFAHPTVVAARKLAPNQINTMQLLAKVQDPGVSVDELEEIISHDVALSVKLLKYINSAFFGLPREFESIRQAIVYLGLKPLKTWVSLIIMSGVEDQPVELMRLSLVRAKMCETLAGTMGDAEPQKYFLAGLFSALDTLLGVPMLKILESLPLSEGVQKALLNREGPIGHVLQCVVDHERGGWDGDTYEEIDPESVTRSYTAAVGWADDALRVVRAL
- a CDS encoding acyl-CoA dehydrogenase family protein codes for the protein MNIDYSQEELEFQQEVRTWFAENTPPELKHKTETGVMLTKDEIVAWQRTLNEKGWLVTGWPEQYGGPGWTATQRYIFDSERARANAPIGLSMGIVMLGPVLMAFGTKEQKETYLPRIRTCDDWWCQGYSEPGAGSDLASLKTSAVLDGDHYVVNGSKIWTTYGHWANRMFCLVRTSTEGKKQEGISFLLIDMDTPGLEVQPIISIDGEHHLNQTFFEDVRVPKENLVGKEGQGWTIAKYLLTHERTTIAGVADSKVHLSNLRAMARKNTSNGQPLIEDPQMQIKLAKAEIDLLALEYTNFRTLAATAAGKAPGPESSLLKLSGTEIQQNLAELGVDISGHYAWPWQTDSKVGPEELAHTMQRYCFSRAATIYGGSDEVQKNVLAKMMLGLNFK
- a CDS encoding acyl-CoA dehydrogenase family protein, which produces MDFNLSDEQKMIRDAVEKFVRNDYAFDARRKIVDSKDGFSRDIWQQFAEFGWLGVALPEEYGGFDGSMIETMQVMEPFGSAMVVEPYLSTAVLGGNAINLAGTAEQKQALLPQLIAGELILALAYHEEGSRYNLADVNAKAEKTGNGYTITGGKSVVLAAPWADKFIVSARTSGSPLSEDGISLFLIDAKATGVSVTPYKTMDGSCGGNVRLEGVQVDSGALLGTEGQGLSVLEAVVDMGTAAACAEALGAMQSAYQKTLEYVKTRKQFGVPIGSFQVLQHRLVDMFSAVEMSRSISYMVAMRAASNDPVERKKAVSAAKAYMGDKARFVAQQSVQIHGGVGMTEELDIGHYFRRLTMFGQLFGSTDHHLQRFADLSE